The Pantoea trifolii nucleotide sequence TTGATATCGGCGACATCCTGCTCTGACCAGACGTGATATTGCGCAAGGCGATCCAGCACTTTATTGCGTGCGGCTTCGGCGCGCTGTGGCCAGCGGTCCGGACGCAGGCGGCTCGGCGCCTGTGGCAGCACCGCCAGCAGCGCCGCTTCACCTTTGGTGAGCTGGGACGGCGGTTTGCCCAGCCACATCCAGCTTGCCGCGCCAACGCCCTCAACCGTGCCACCAAAAGGGGCACGATTGAGATACAGCGTGAGGATATCGCGTTTGGAGAGATGATATTCAAGCTGCAGCGCGCGCCACGCCTGCACCACTTTACCGCGCAGCGTGCGCGGTTGCGGATCGATAAGCCGCGCCACCTGCATGGTGAGCGTGCTGCCGCCGGAGACCACGCCGTGATGCAGTACGTTCTGCCCGACGGCGCGCACAATCGCCATCGGATTGATGCCGGGATGCTGCCAGAACCAGCGGTCTTCGTAGGTCAGCAGCGCCTCGATATAAGCGGGCGAGACATCCTGCAGCGTCACCGGATAGCGCCACACGCCTTGCTGGTCAGCAAAGCGCCACAGTGGCGTACCGTCTTCGGCTACTACCACGCGCGCCGGCTGCAAATCACGCAGCGGCAATGGCGTAAGTCGATCCAGCAGCCACAGCGCGGCCAGTAAAATCAGTGAAAAAAGCGGCAGCCAGCGCCACCGCTTTAGTCGCTTACTTCCAGACATTAAGGGTTAACGCACATTGAGTTTTTCCGGCGTGCTGCCAATCGCGCGCCATTCCGGCACATACATCGATTCCACCTGTGGCGGCGGCAGGCGATAGCTGCCCGGCGTCACCGCGCGCGCCAGATACAACAACGTGCCCGGCGTGTAGCCATCCAGCGCCAGCGCGGCGACAAAACGGTCGTCACGGAATTCGATATGCTTAATGTTGGCTTGCTGCATATCCATCATGCTCTCTTTCAGCGCATCGGCGCTGTCGCCTAAACTGGCGCTGCTGTCGCTCAGGTTCTGGTTTTCCAGCTCAAGTCCAGCAGGCAGCAGATCCACCACCAGCGCATCACTGACGCGCTCGCTAGCCGCGACTTTGAGCCGCACCACCAGCAGTTCGCCACTTTTCAGGTTGGTTAGATCCGCTGGCTTACCATCCAGCGTGAAGTACTCACGACTGATCTGCAGCACGTTGCTCATCGGCGACGGTGCGGTGCGCGGATAGCCCACCACATTTAGCGTGCCGTAAAGCGGCGACGAATTGTCGCTTTTCACCGACACGCCCTGACGCAGCTGATCTTCCGTCATACCAATATTGAGCGGCTGATTGCTGCTGAGCGGTTCCGCTTTGCCTTGTAGTGTCGCCTGCCAGCTTTCGCCTTTATGCTGCTGCAAGGTGCGGGCGGCGAGGAACAACGCGTTGTTTTCCTGCGTCGAGAACCAGCGCTGTCCGTGCACCGCTTTCGCCAGATCGATCAGCAACGGACCTTGCATCTCCGGCAGCAGCTGGTTTTCCGTCAGCAGCGACAGAATCAGCGCGCGATCGCGCACCGGGCTGCCGTAATCGCCGAGCCAGTTGTTCGGCTTACGTTCCAGGCCAATGCCCTGCGCCAGCGCCAGTTGTGCACGCTGTTGATCGCCCATCAGCTTCAACGCCACGCCAAGCTGCACCATCGCCAGACCCGATTTCGCCTGATCGCGTTTTTCATACAGCGCACGCAACGCACCGAGCGGTGCCTGCTGCTGACGTGCCAGCACCAATCCGGCATAGGCCTGCACGCTGAAACGCAAACCATCGGCATCGCTGCTCCAGCTGGTTTCGATCTGCGTGGGATCCTGCAGATAGCGCAGCAGACGCTCGTCGGCACGGGTAATCACGCCATCCGGCACGCTGTAGCCGGCTTCGCTGGCGCGCAGCAGGAAATCAGTGACGTAAGCCGTCAGCCAAAACTCTTCCTGACTCTCTTTGCTCCACAAACCAAAGCTGCCGTTGCCGCGCTGCATGCCGGCAAGGCGCGCGATGCCAGTATCAATCGAGGCACGACGCGCTTCATCATTGCTGGTTTTGATGCCCATCGCCGTCAACTGCGCATGGTTGGTGAATACCGACGGCCAAATGCCGCTGGCGGTCTGTTCAAGGCAGCCATAAGGATAGGCATACAGCGAGCTGATATAGCTGGCGATATTCAGCGGTGGACGGTTGCTGAGCGACAGCTGTCCGCTCAACGTATCCTGCTGCAAGCCGTTGAAGGCGCTCGCCATCACCTGCCAGCTTTGGCCGGTTTGCATCACGTTATCGAAGCTTAGCGTTTGTGCCGGATAAGCCGGACGCACGCCAATTTTCCATTTGCGCTCGCTGGCTGCCAGCGTTTCGCCCGGCAAACTCATGCCGGACACCTTGACCTGCACATCGCCCTCACCAAAGCCGCCCTGCGCTTTGACCGGAATTTGCAAAGTGGTGCGCGCGCCTTTCGCCAGCTGCACGCTGGCGGGGATCTGGCCGTTGAGCGCGATCTGGCCACTGGCCGTGACGTTGATTTTCAGCGTCTGCGGTTGATCGGTGAGGTTGGTGAGATCCAGCGCCAGCGTGGATTGATCGCCGCTGGCAAGGAAACGCGGTGTCGCCAGTTCACTGATCAACGGCGCAGCGACCACCAGCTTGCGATCGGCCGAGCCGAAGCTGTCGGCGCTCCACACCTGCGCCATTAAACGCAGTTCGCCATTAAACGCCGGAATCGGCAGTTCCAGCGTACCTTCGCCGTTGGCATCCAGCATTACCGGCTGCAACTGCTGCGCCACGATCTGCACCTCAGTAATCGGCTTTTTACCGCCGCGCGACAGCGCATCGGCATCGTCGCCGTCACCACCGAAACGCAGCGCGGCCAGCTTGCCACCGCCTTCAATCAGCTGACCGAACACATCGTACTGATCTGCGTTGTAGCGCTTGCGGCCAAAAAACGCGTCCCACGGATTCGGGGTTTTGTAGTCGGTAATGTTGAGCACGCCGCTGTCCACCGCCGAGAGCAATACCTGAACCTGCTGCGGCAACGCGCCACCTTCACGGCTGGCTTTGACCTTCACTTTTAGCGTCTGCTCAGGACGGATTTTATCTGACGCGTCGAGCGCTACGCTGAGGCGACGCGCTTCGGTCGCCATCGGCAGATGCAGCAAGCCCACCGCACGTTTCGGCGTGACGCCGCTGGCTTTGTCGCCATCACGCACCACGATGGCGCTGAGATAGAGATCGTGTCGCTTCCAGCTGTCGCTAATCGGTACATCAATGGTTGCGCCGCCGGCCGGAACCTCCAGCGGTTGCCACCACAGCGTGCCGCTGCTGGATTCCACCATCAGATAACCTTTACCGGCAGCAGGCGATTCCACCTGCACGTGCGCGGTGTCGCCCGCCTGATAGGCGGTTTTATCGATTTTCAGTTTGACCTGATCCGGACGCAGCGCGCCGGTGCCGTTGGTGTTGTCCTGCCACCCGTATCCGGCCTGGAAGCGCACACTGCTAATGATGTTGTCGCCGGCATGCACTTCCAGGCGATAGGTGCCCCACTCCACCGGGAAGCTCACTTTCTGGCTGCCGCCCGCCGCAATGGTGATGCGCTGCTGCTCCTCCTGCAGATCCTTTTGATCGAAGCGCGACTGCCAGCCTTCGCTGTCGGAGAAGCTCCAGTAATAGTCGCGGCGTTCGTGGATCAGGCGCACATCAAGATCTGACGCCGCCAGTTTTTCGCCCTGCGGATTGGCGTAGACCACGTCGAACTCCGCAAGGCTGTTTTCCGCCACGGTCGGCTCATCGTGATAACGGTCGCTACGATAGTCATACACCGATTCGCTGTTAAACAGCGGACGAATGCCGGGCAGCGCCGGAGCCGGCCAAATCGCCTGAGTCGCGCGGCGCGTCACTGGACGGCCGCCGGTTTCCAGCAGGCTGGCTTGCAGAATCAGATTAAGCGGCGAATGACTCTCTTTCCAGCTGCTCTCAACGTTGAGTTGCAACTTACCGCGCTCATCCAGCTTCTCATCCACATCATCCAGCGAGCGTTTCAACTCTTCAGTGATGTCGCCAAATTGATAGCCTGGCAGCGCGGCAACCGCTTCACGCGCCGGGCGCAGGAACAGCTGCCCTTGCAACTCGTTACCTGCGGCAGGCGCACCGTACAAATAGCGGCCTTCGACCGCAAAAGTAATGTCGTCATCTGGCGTCACCGGCTGCGCGCGGTTGGTTAGATCCAGTGCCATGCGCTCTGGCAGGAAGTCTTCTACGTGGAACGGCCAACTGCGCGGCTGGTTATCACCGCTGTTGATGCGCAGCGTCCATTCGCCAGTCATTGCGGAAGCGGGCAAGGCGAAGCGATGTTGATAGATGCCGTTATCTGGCTGCCAGACAAAGGTCTGCGACACTTCGCCATTCGGCTGCACCACGTCGGCTTTCACCGGCTGCGGCGGCAACGGTTTGCCATCAGCATCACGCAGCAGCGCGTTAACGATCACCGTTTCACCCGGACGATAGAGATCGCGCGGACCAAATACGAAGAACTGTTTGTCGTAGCCTTGCGGGCCATCAATCGGAAATTCAGCCAGATCCAGCGCCGGACGATTGAGATCGATCAGCGAGGTTTGGCCCTTTTGCGTTGCCAACAGCAGTTTGCCTTTAGCATTCGCCGGCAAGCGCAGATGACCGTTGCTGTCGCTGGTGCCGCTGGCGAGTTGTTTGCCTTTTTCATCCAGCAATTGCACGCTAACGTCAGCCAGCGGCGCGCCGTTGAACAGGCTTTGGGCGAACAGTTCCAGCTGTGCGGGGAATTGGTGCAGCGACAACCCGATGTCGCTCAATGTAAACAGTGTCGCCGGCTGCGTGTAGTTGTAGGTTCCGGCCTGTTTCATCACCGCCAGATAGACGCCCGGCTGTTTCAGCGCATCGACATCGCCCAGCGGCAGCTGCATTTTCTCGCGCGTGTTGCGCGCCGGATTGAGATCGAAGCGGGCGCCGTAAACCAGATCGGCATTTTTCAGCAGCTCGCGCGATTCCCAGTACGACATGTTGTTGCCGTAATTCCACTGCGCCAGAAAATCGGCCAGCGAAGCACTTTTCACGCGGAAGAAATCGACGTCGACGTTATTCACATTCAACGCCAACACCGGCAACCCCTGCGTCAAACGCAGCGGCAGCAGCGATCCGCGACTGGCAAAACCTACCATCGGCTGGATATCGCGCGTGGTGAGCGTTTGGCTAAAAGGCGCGGATAAGGTGCTGCCATCGGCCGCTTTGAGACCGGCATCGACGTTAACCGTCAACTTGCGCGACGGTTCAGGATGACGGAAACGCAATGCTTTACCGTTTTGCGCCAGCTCCCAGCCGCCGTCGACCTTGCCGCTTTTCTCATCGATAATGTGCGCGCGCGCGGCAAAATCCTGTTTGCTGTCAAGCGGCGCGTTGAAGGTCAACACCAGCGCGGCAGCACCGTCGAGTTGCAGTTCGGAGAGATCGATAACGGACAGTGATTGCGGCGCTGCTGCTGCTGCCGTTTCCTGCGCGTGAATCGGCGACGTTCCGCCGCCCAGTAATACACCACCGATCAGCGCGCTGAGCAGCAGCCGGTTAAAACGTTTTGCCATGGTAATTCCCTCACCAGTCCCAGAAGTTAAGAAAACGCAATTTCGCGCAATTTCACATCAACCCGCCAACTTTAGCAATCACACCCTTGAGATAGCGTTCACATTCCCGGACACTGGTCGTTTCCCGTTTGCTGAGAAGAGGTTGCTATGACAGCCATATTTGTGTCCGCTGATTGGTTGAAAGAACATTACACCGAGGAAACATTGCAGGTGCTTGATGCCCGCATGTTGCCGCCTGGCCAGGAAGCCGTACGCGATCTGCAGGCTGAATATCTGGCTGGCCATCTACCGAATGCCCCGTTCTTTGATATCGAAGCGTTGTCCGATCACACCTCGCCTTATCCGCACATGATGCCGCGCGCCGAATCCTTTGCGGTGGCGATGCGCGAGTTGGGCGTCAGCCAGGATAAACATCTGGTGGTGTATGACGAAGGTAACCTGTTCTCGGCACCGCGCGCATGGTGGATGCTGCGTGCCTTTGGCTGCGAAAATGTGTCGATTCTGGCCGGAGGATTGCAGGGCTGGAAAGCGGCTGGTTTCGATGTCGCCACCGGACCGGTTAGTTTGCCGGAGGGTGAATTCGAGGCGACTTATGATGGCACACAGGTGAAACGCCTGACCGACGTGCTGCTGATCAGCCACGAAGGCGGCGCGCAAATCGTCGATGCACGCGCGGCCAACCGTTTTAACGCCGAAGTGGATGAACCGCGTCCGGGATTGCTGCGCGGGCATATTCCTCACAGCCTGAACGTGCCGTGGAACAGTTTGGTGGTAAATGGTGAACTGAAATCGGCAGCGGAACTGCGCGATCTGTTTGCTCTGGCGGGCGTAAAACTGGATCAGCCCGTGATCGCCAGCTGCGGGTCGGGTGTTACGGCGGTGGTGGTGATTCTGGCGCTGACGTCGTTGGGTGTGCGGGATGTGACGCTGTACGACGGTTCGTGGGGCGAATGGGGCAGCCGCGACGATTTACCGATCGAGAAGTGATAGCAGGTCGCCATAAATGGCGACCCTACATGTAAGGTGCGGATTATATAATCCGCTGACTGCCCTTGAAATCGCGCAGGAAACTGCCCCAGCGACGTTCATAGAATGGCGTGATGTGGGCAGTAAAGAAGTGGCTTACGCCGCGATCTTCATTCACCACTTCACAGATATCAATCGGCGCATCATCGGCCAGCGTGTCTGTTGCTACGCCGCCCGCCGCCTGAATAATCTCATCGATATCGCTATCGGCTTCGATACCAATCAGCAGGTTGGGTTCTTCGGTGGCACTTTCGCGAATGCTGGCGATGTAAGCACGGCGCACCTGCTTGTACTTGGCAAACAGCTGCGTCAGTGAATCAATCATCTGCGCTGGCGGCTCGGCCACTTCGGACAACAGCAGCGCCTGGCCACCTTCCAGCACGGTTTGCTGGCTCAGCGCACTGCCCTCTTCGCCAATCAAATGGGCGATTTCACCCGGCGAAAACTCTTTGCCCGCAGGCAGCTTCGGATTGAGGAACAGCGTTTCGCCTTGCGTAATCTCAAACAGCGTACGCACCGGCATGCGCAGATAAGGCTGCTCATCTTTGATTGCCTCGCCCATCGCTTCTTCGGAGGTGAAGAACGGGATCACGCTGCCACCACCCTCTTTTTCCCAATGCTGTAATTCCACCGGCGAAGTCGCATCAAACTGCTCAGCGGGACTTTCGCCTGGCACCCAAACATCGGCTTCCAGCAGCAGTTGGAAAAATTCCGGACGGTGCGCAGGCTCGGTGGCCGCCAGCTTCAGCACCTCTTCAAGACGGTTACTCATTTATCGTATTCCAAAAAAGACGGCAAGCTTACGCCTGCCGTGATGAGGACTATTTTAGTAACAGATTGGCGACGGTGCGCACACCCAAACCGGTCGCACCAGCGGACCACTGATCCACCGCGCCTTTGCGATACGTCGCGGAGCAGTCAATGTGCAGCCAGCCTTGCTGATATTTGCTGACGAAATGCGACAGGAACGCCGCCGCGCTGCTGGCACCTGCCGCATGTGACGGGCTGGCAATGTTATTCAGATCGGCAAAGTTCGAAGGCAGATGGCTGCGATGAAACTCGGCCAGCGGCAAGCGCCAGAAGGCTTCGTTTTCGCCGGTCGCGCTGCCAAGCAGCGATTCCGCCAGCACATCGTCAAAGGTAAACAGCGCGTGGTAATCGTTGCCCAGTGCGGTTTTTGCCGCGCCGGTCAGCGTTGCCGCATCGATTAGCAGTTCCGGATTCTGCTCGCTGGCATCAATCAGGCCATCAGCCAATACCAGACGACCTTCCGCATCGGTGTTCATCACTTCCACGGTTTTACCGTTGCGATAGCGAATGATGTCGCCCAGACGGAACGCGTTGCCGCTGACCATGTTGTCGGCGCAGCACAGATACAGTTTCACGCGCTTATTCAGACCGCGTGAAATCGCCAGCGCCAGTGCGCCGGTCAAGGTTGCCGCGCCGCCCATGTCGGACTTCATCGAGTCCATAAAAGCGCTTTGCTTCAGGCTGTAACCGCCGGTATCGAAGGTGATACCTTTACCGACCAGACACGCGTAAACCGGCGCACTTTCATCGCCGCTTGGGTTGTAATCGAGCGCGAGTAATACCGGCGAGCGGGTAGAACCGCGACCCACGGTGTGAAGTCCGGCATAACCCTGCTCGCGCAGATCGTCGCCTTTGGTGATGCGATAGCTCACCGCTTTGCCGCCCACTTCATTGATCAGATCAACCGCGTTGTGTACCAGCTGCTCTGGGCTGAGATCTTCCGCTGGCAGGTTGATGGTGTCGCGCACCCAATCGACAATCTTCAGACGGCGCGCAAATTCAGCCTGATCGGCCTCATTGAATTCCGGCCACTCGACCTGACGTTTGCCTTTCGGGCTGCGATAGCCTTGCCAGAATGCCCAGCACTTCTCCAAATCCCAGCTTTCGCCCTGCAGGGCGACGTGACGAATGCCCTGACCGTCCAGCTTGCGACCCGCGCGCTGGATGCTCATCAGCGCATCTGCGCCAGTCAGGTGAATGGTCATGCCACTTTCGTTGCTGCTCAGCAGCGCTTTATCACCCCAGCGCGCGTCGGCGGCCTGGGAGCTGAGCGTAATTATCATCGGTTGTGTTGTCATCGCGTGGCTCCGTTTGCGTTAGGTGTCACCTTGCGCCAGAACCGGCGCAAGGGGTGCATGAATTAGCGGGCGTTTGTTGCAGGCGAGAGCGCCCGCAGACGGGTTACCGCTTTGTTGACCAGCTCGATAGCGTACTCAATTTCCTCTGCGCTGGTGAAGCGTCCGAGCGAAAAACGCAGCGAGCTGTGTGCCAGCTCCTGTTCGACGCCCATCGCGCGCAGCACGTAGGAAGGTTCGAGACTGGCCGAGGTGCAGGCGGAACCGGATGACAGCGCCAGATCTTTCAGCGCCATAATCAGCGATTCGCCATCGACGTGGGCAAAACTGATATTGAGGATGTTTGGAGCGCCCTGATCCAGCGAACCGTTGAGGTTCACGTTACCCAGTTGACGAATGCCGCGCCACAGACGCTGGCGCAACCCGGACAGACGCGCCATTTCGCTGCTCATCTCTTCACGTGCAATGCGGTAGGCTTCGCCCATGCCGACAATTTGATGCACCGGCAATGTGCCCGAACGCATGCCGCGCTCGTGGCCGCCACCGTGCATCTGCGCATCTATTTGCAGACGCGGTTTACGGCGCACCCACAGCGCGCCGATGCCTTTCGGTCCATACAACTTGTGCGCCGAGAAGGACATCAAATCCACTGGCAGTTCAGTGACGTCTATCGGCAGTTTGCCAACGCTTTGCGTGGCATCAACGTGGAACAGGATGTCACGCGCACGGCACAGCGCGCCGAGGGCGGCGATATCCTGAATCACACCGGTTTCATTATTAACGTGCATCAGCGACACCAGCACCGTGTCGTCGCGCAGTGCAGATTCGAGCATCTGCGGCGTGACGATACCGTCGCTGCCCGGCTGTAAGAAAGTGACATCAAAGCCTTCGTGCGCCAGTTGCTGGCAACTGTCGAGCACCGCTTTGTGTTCGGTTTGGCTGGTAATAATGTGCTTGCCGCGCGCCTGATGGCATTGCGCTGCACCTTTAATCGCAAGGTTGTCCGCTTCGGTCGCGCCGGAGGTAAAGACGATTTCACGCGGATCGGCGTTGACCAGCTCCGCAATCTGATTGCGAGCTACATCAACAGCTTCTTCGGCCTGCCAGCCAAAACGGTGGGAACGGGACGCGGGGTTACCGAAAGTGCCATCCATCGTGAGGAACTGCATCATTTTGGTGGCGACACGCGGATCCGCAGGCGTAGTGGCTGCGTAATCCAGGTAAATCGGTAATTTCATTGCGCTAAAACTCCGTATAAAAAATCATACGTCTTTATAGCACGAATCGGCCTTTCCAGTATGAACCCGTCATGCTTCAAGTTATAGGTGCGTTGGCTGCACTCACTCACCCCAGTCACATACTTATGTATGCTCCTGGGGATGCGCTCGCTTGCCGCCTTCCTCTAACTCGAATCATTTAGGGTTGGGAAAACCACGCTAAGCTATATTACGCGCGCAGATTAACGTTGATGGTTTCTTGCACACGATGCTGCTGGAAGCGGCGATTATCGACCGTGTTCTGGCGATCGGCCACTTCGAGGATTTCCTGATTATTCACCAGTTCCGCCAGCGTGATGTTGTTGAGGAAATCGCTAATGCGCTCACTCAGGTCACGCCACAAAACGTGGGTCAGGCAACGCTCGCCGCCCTGGCAGCCTTCTTTGCCCTGGCATTTGGTGGCGTCGACAGATTCGTCAACGGCGGTAATTACCGCGCCCACAGCAATCGCGCTTGAATCTTTACCTAACAGATAACCGCCACCTGGACCACGAACGCTGGCCACCAAGCCGTGCTTACGCAGACGCGAGAATAACTGCTCCAGATAGGACAACGAGATGCCCTGACGCTCAGAAATGTCAGCTAGCGGCACCGGACCCTCATTGGAGTGCAGTGCAACGTCCAGCATAGCGGTTACGGCATAACGTCCTTTGGATGTCAGTCTCATAGCATACAACCTCGTAAGCGTCCGTCCGGTTATCGGCGGGTTATCTGATGAATTGGATGCAGTCTGACATTCCTGAGTAAAACGGTCAACTATTTAACCGAGTAATTTGCTCAACTATTTAACCAAGTGTTTTACTCAACTATTATCCACATTACCTTTGCGCTTTTCGAACGATGCCATCATGCCGCGCAGGATGTTCAGTTCATCGCGTTCCGGACGCGCACGCGTATATAAACGACGCAGCTTGCTCATCACCTGGCTTGGCGTACCTTCACGGATAAAGCCGCTGTTCAGCATCATCTGCTCGATGTGCTGATAGAAGCGCTCGAGATCGTCAACCAGAGGATACGGTGACTCGACAGCTTGCTCCGTCGGCGCGGCTTTTTCCTGCGCGTCCAGCCAGGCCATGCGCACTTCGTAAGCGATGATCTGCACCGCCATCGCCAGGTTCAGTGAGCTGTATTCCGGATTGGCCTGAATCGCGACGTGATAGTGACACTTCTGCAACTCTTCGTTGGTCAGGCCGACGCGCTCGCGGCCAAACACCAACGCAACCGGCGCCTGCTGGCCCTCTTCAACACTTTTAATGCCGCACTCACGTGAATCCAACATTGGCCACGGCAGTGAACGTGAACGTGCGCTGGTGCCAACCACCAAACTACAGCCGGCAATGGCTTCATCCATGGTATCGACAATGCGCGCATTACCAATGACATCGCTGGCACCGGCGGCGAGGGAAATGGCCTGTGAATCCGGTTTCACCAGCGGATTGACCAGATAAAGGTTGGTTAAGCCCATGGTTTTCATCGCGCGTGCGACCGAGCCCATGTTGCCCGTGTGCGAGGTTTCTACCAGTACGATTCGGATATTCTGCAGCATAATTAGAAGCGGTCAGGGAAATGATGGCGCGCATCCTAACATAAAAAGAGGACATTTGCTGAACACACTGATATACTCCGCGCCGTTTTCCCCGTTCTTTAACATCCAGCGAGAGATACCGATGCATCCGATGCTCAACATCGCCGTGCGCGCAGCGCGCAAGGCCGGAAATTTAATTGCCAAGAATTATGAAACCCCGGACGCAGTTGAAGCTAGCCAGAAAGGCAGCAACGACTTCGTTACCAATGTTGACCGTGACGCAGAACGTCTGATTATCGAAGTAATTCGTAAATCGTACCCGAAACACACCATCATCACCGAAGAAAGCGGTGAACTGGCGGGCGAAGATCAGGACATTCAATGGGTAATCGATCCGCTGGATGGCACCACCAACTTCATCAAGCGTCTTCCACACTTCTCAGTATCTATCGCTGTGCGCATTAAAGGCCGCACCGAAGTCGCTGTGGTTTACGATCCAATGCGTAACGAACTCTTCACCGCCGTACGCGGTCAGGGCGCCCAGCTGAACGGCTATCGCCTGCGCGGCAGCACGGCTCGCGATCTGGATGGCACCATTCTGGCTACCGGCTTCCCGTTCAAGTTGAAGCAGCACGCAACGCCATACATCAACATCGTTGGCAAACTGTTTACTCAGTGTGCCGATTTCCGTCGCACCGGTTCAGCGGCGCTGGATCTGGCTTACACCGCTGCGGGTCGCGTTGATGGTTTCTTTGAGATTGGCCTGAAGCCGTGGGATTTTGCCGCGGGCGAACTGCTGGTGCGTGAGGCGGGCGGCCTGGTGACTGACTTTACCGGCAACCACGGTTACGTGATGTCAGGTAACATCGTTGCGGGTAACCCACGCGTAGTGAAAGCGATGCTGGCATCGATGCGTGAAGAATTGAGTGAAGCGCTGAAGCGCTAAGTGAGAAAAGGCGGCTGAATCAGC carries:
- the trmJ gene encoding tRNA (cytosine(32)/uridine(32)-2'-O)-methyltransferase TrmJ — its product is MLQNIRIVLVETSHTGNMGSVARAMKTMGLTNLYLVNPLVKPDSQAISLAAGASDVIGNARIVDTMDEAIAGCSLVVGTSARSRSLPWPMLDSRECGIKSVEEGQQAPVALVFGRERVGLTNEELQKCHYHVAIQANPEYSSLNLAMAVQIIAYEVRMAWLDAQEKAAPTEQAVESPYPLVDDLERFYQHIEQMMLNSGFIREGTPSQVMSKLRRLYTRARPERDELNILRGMMASFEKRKGNVDNS
- the suhB gene encoding inositol-1-monophosphatase translates to MHPMLNIAVRAARKAGNLIAKNYETPDAVEASQKGSNDFVTNVDRDAERLIIEVIRKSYPKHTIITEESGELAGEDQDIQWVIDPLDGTTNFIKRLPHFSVSIAVRIKGRTEVAVVYDPMRNELFTAVRGQGAQLNGYRLRGSTARDLDGTILATGFPFKLKQHATPYINIVGKLFTQCADFRRTGSAALDLAYTAAGRVDGFFEIGLKPWDFAAGELLVREAGGLVTDFTGNHGYVMSGNIVAGNPRVVKAMLASMREELSEALKR